A genomic stretch from Bos javanicus breed banteng chromosome 3, ARS-OSU_banteng_1.0, whole genome shotgun sequence includes:
- the NES gene encoding nestin, with protein sequence MEGCLGEESFQMWELNRRLEAYLARVKALEEQNELLSAELGGLRAQAGDTSWRARADDELAALRALVDQRWREKHAAEVARDNLAEEVEGVASRCQQLRLARERTAEEVARSRRAVEAEKCAQAWLSTQAAELERELEALRVAHEEERAGLNAQAACAPRGPAPPRGPPAPAPEVEELAQRLGEAWRGAVRGYQERVAHMETSLGQARERLGHAMQGAREGRLELQQLQAERSGLQERRAALEQRLEGRWQERLRTTEQFQLAVEALEQEKQGLQSQIAQVLEGRQQLAHLKMSLSLEVATYRTLLEAENSRLQTPASGSKASLSFLDPKLELHFPGTPEGRRPGPLLSVLSPTPLSSPLPGTLETPVPTFLKSQEFLQARTPTSASTPIPPTPQSPCPAVDAEIRAQDAPVSLPQPRVGRQQVPEVMWAEAKVAIPASVLPGPEEPGGQQQEPSPSQSPEDHASLAPALSPDHSSLETKDGEPSASRESSRSQEEDEGQLWGLTEKETVVEAKAVSSLQQETCQEEAGLDVKEIQDAQGPLEKEALNSLEEEIQKPSIPLEKQSHETIRSLEKENLESLRSLEEENLETLKILEKENQELLKSLEGKETEVMRSLEKETLELLKPIGKEDPQTLPSLGKENQEIMRSLEVNVETFLYPGKENQELVRSLEEENAESLRTLEKESQEPLRCQEVENQGTLRLLAKENQEPLRSLEEEDQETSRPLGKENHESLRAPEDENHEALRPLERDKPESLSSLEEDQEAVRPPEREDQELLRSLEKEDQEPLRSLEEDQEAVRPLEEENQELLRSLEKEKEESLRSLEDQEAMRPLEEENQEPLRSLEDQEAMRPLEEENQEPLRSLEKEKQEATRPPEEEKQEPLMSLEEDQEEMRALEEDQETVRPLEKEKQESLRSLEDHEAMRPLEEENQEPLRSLEKEKQEVMRPPEEEKQELLRSLEDQEAMRSLEEEGQMTLSPLEKVKPETLKSLGKDQEIVRPLEKENQELLRSLNEKRTEAVRYLETETPEPLKPTEEENLEILKPLEKESQEPLGSVEGNHETLRPPEKENQESLGSLAEWNVENLQSLEEADKGSLRHLEEEEDMEQEESQASLRPLEEQGQELPLSAQQQKWGDAMQGDQELDQERPPGRAGVDSGDGAELELKELDSSPAEGEVVEQGQLQLTATGEAWGPGEGQPGSPEPKEQRLPAEGARGAGGAAGLQDPEEQPEQVGALGLPAAQGTSEVMEPELEDEDVAPGGGRASPEVTLELERAMGRSEGVERGPEQETVKLEDPGGLAREEVMEPPLGEGGVAAKKVQGLEGPRKELEEAGTLEPESGKSRDPLETPRDWEESESGALGKTEEPVSAETLWSHEGSDTLQPRPLGSEGAEEDAKPLLGPPSLRPTESCLPSLIPEDAPGPQPLAEGNQEASWGLEGRAEVVGKAGGEQEDLGSGGIPEGLQEEGEESREESEADELGETLPDSTPLGLYLRSPASPKWDLPGEQRPSPQGEPRKEGWDPVVPASKSLGAQPSEEEEEEGAEEEERGHDSELSEEFEDLGTEASLLPGVPGEGEEPLSQVPQLLLEPAAWDRDGESDGFADEEESGEEGEEEDEEEGREPGPGHWGPAPSVGSLPALSGPQGGHLLESETVGVSVPWDDGPRGAAADAPVTALETESQNSTEASGSEEESDAAPLETEDQVPGPLGTLSGVEDPLDGGGPGPSLKEELERVNGGVVNGLEQSEGGGQGKPGAAAGDRGSPSEEEGASLKAPWAGAPLHLGQGQFLKFSQREGDGDSWSSGED encoded by the exons ATGGAGGGCTGCCTGGGGGAGGAATCTTTTCAGATGTGGGAGCTCAACCGGCGCCTGGAGGCCTACCTGGCCCGGGTCAAGGCGCTAGAAGAGCAGAATGAGCTGCTCAGCGCGGAGCTCGGGGGTCTCCGGGCACAGGCCGGGGACACCTCCTGGAGGGCTCGTGCCGACGACGAGCTGGCGGCCCTACGGGCCCTCGTCGACCAGCGCTGGCGGGAGAAGCACGCGGCCGAGGTGGCGCGCGACAACCTGGCAGAAGAGGTGGAGGGCGTGGCGAGTCGGTGCCAGCAGCTGCGGCTGGCCCGGGAGCGGACCGCGGAGGAGGTGGCCCGCAGCCGGCGTGCGGTCGAGGCCGAGAAATGCGCCCAGGCCTGGCTGAGCACCCAGGCTGCGGAGCTGGAGCGCGAGCTGGAGGCTCTGCGCGTGGCGCACGAGGAGGAGCGCGCCGGCCTGAACGCGCAGGCTGCCTGCGCCCCCCGCGGCCCCGCTCCGCCCCGGGGTCCCCCCGCGCCAGCCCCCGAGGTGGAGGAGCTGGCTCAGCGGCTGGGCGAGGCGTGGCGTGGGGCAGTGCGCGGCTACCAGGAACGCGTGGCGCACATGGAGACGTCGCTGGGCCAGGCCCGCGAGCGGCTGGGCCACGCGATGCAGGGCGCCCGCGAGGGTCGCCTGGAGCTGCAGCAACTCCAGGCAGAGCGCAGCGGCCTTCAGGAGCGCAGGGCCGCGCTGGAGCAGAGGCTGGAGGGCCGCTGGCAGGAGCGGCTGCGGACCACTGAGCAGTTCCAG CTGGCCGTGGAGGCCCTGGAGCAGGAGAAACAAGGCCTCCAGAGCCAAATCGCCCAGGTCCTGGAAGGTCGGCAGCAGCTGGCACACCTCAAGATGTCCCTCAGCCTGGAGGTGGCCACATACAG GACCCTCCTAGAGGCTGAGAACTCACGGCTGCAGACACCTGCAAGCGGTTCCAAGGCTTCCCTCAGCTTTCTGG ACCCTAAGCTGGAGCTACATTTCCCTGGGACCCCAGAGGGCCGGCGTCCGGGACCTCTGCTTTCTGTCCTGAGCCCTACTCCCCTCTCCTCACCTTTGCCTGGTACCCTTGAAACACCTGTGCCAACCTTTCTGAAGAGCCAGGAATTCCTTCAGGCTCGCACCCCGACCTCAGCcagcacccccatcccacccacccctcagTCTCCCTGCCCTGCTGTAGATGCCGAGATCAGAGCCCAGGATGCCCCTGTGTCCCTGCCCCAACCACGAGTTGGGAGGCAACAGGTGCCAGAAGTCATGTGGGCTGAAGCCAAGGTGGCCATCCCTGCCAGCGTCCTGCcaggaccagaggagcctgggggccagCAACAAGAGCCCAGTCCAAGCCAGTCCCCTGAAGATcatgcctccctggctccagcCCTCAGCCCTGACCACTCCAGTCTAGagaccaaagatggagaacccaGTGCATCTAGAGAGTCCAGCAGATCCCAGGAGGAAGATGAAGGCCAACTCTGGGGGctgacagagaaagaaacagtggTAGAGGCCAAAGCAGTGAGCAGCTTGCAGCAGGAAACGTGTCAAGAAGAGGCAGGTCTGGACGTGAAAGAAATCCAAGATGCCCAGGGCCCTTTGGAAAAAGAAGCTCTGAACTCTCTGGAAGAAGAGATTCAAAAGCCATCAATTCCACTGGAAAAACAGAGCCATGAGACTATAAGATCTCTAGAGAAGGAGAATCTGGAATCTCTGAGGTCTTTGGAAGAAGAGAACTTAGAAACACTAAAAATACTAGAAAAGGAGAATCAAGAATTATTGAAGTCTTTAGAAGGAAAGGAAACGGAGGTAATGAGATCTCTAGAAAAAGAAACTCTAGAACTACTTAAGCCTATAGGAAAAGAGGATCCACAGACATTGCCATCTCTAGGAAAGGAGAATCAAGAAATAATGAGGTCTCTTGAAGTTAATGTAGAGACATTCTTATATCCAGGAAAGGAAAATCAAGAATTAGTGAGGTCTTTAGAAGAGGAGAACGCTGAGTCATTGAGAACTCTAGAAAAGGAGAGTCAAGAGCCACTGAGATGTCAAGAAGTAGAGAACCAGGGAACACTGAGACTCCTAGCCAAAGAGAATCAGGAGCCACTGAGGTCTCTAGAAGAAGAAGACCAGGAGACGTCAAGACCGCTAGGGAAAGAGAATCATGAATCCCTGCGGGCTCCAGAAGATGAGAATCATGAGGCTTTGAGACCTCTAGAAAGAGACAAACCAGAGTCCCTGAGTTCTTTAGAAGAAGACCAGGAGGCAGTGAGACCTCCAGAAagagaagaccaggagctgctgAGGTCTCtagaaaaagaagaccaggagccaCTGAGGTCTCTAGAAGAAGACCAGGAGGCAGTGAGACCTCTAGAAGAAGAAAACCAGGAGCTGCTGAGatctctagaaaaagaaaaagaggagtcaCTGAGGTCTCTAGAAGACCAGGAGGCAATGAGACCTCTAGAAGAAGAAAACCAGGAGCCGCTGAGGTCTCTAGAAGACCAGGAGGCAATGAGACCTCTAGAAGAAGAAAACCAGGAGCCGCTGAGgtctctagaaaaagaaaaacaggaggcGACGAGACctccagaagaagaaaaacaggagcCGCTGATGTCTCTAGAAGAAGACCAGGAGGAAATGAGAGCTTTAGAAGAAGACCAGGAGACAGTGAGacctctagaaaaagaaaaacaggagtcACTAAGGTCTCTAGAAGACCACGAGGCAATGAGACCTCTAGAAGAAGAAAACCAGGAGCCGCTGAGgtctctagaaaaagaaaaacaggaggtGATGAGACctccagaagaagaaaaacaggaattACTGAGATCTCTAGAAGACCAGGAGGCAATGAGATCTCTAGAAGAAGAAGGCCAGATGACATTGAGCCCTCTAGAAAAAGTGAAACCAGAGACACTAAAGTCTCTTGGAAAAGATCAGGAGATAGTTAGACCTCTTGAAAAAGAGAATCAAGAGTTATTGAGGTCCCTAAATGAAAAGAGAACAGAGGCAGTGAGGTATttagaaacagagactccagaaCCACTAAAGCCTACAGAAGAGGAAAACCTGGAAATACTGAAACCTCTAGAAAAGGAAAGTCAAGAGCCACTGGGGTCTGTGGAAGGGAACCATGAGACACTGAGACCCCCAGAGAAGGAGAATCAAGAGTCACTGGGCTCTCTGGCAGAGTGGAACGTGGAGAATTTGCAGTCTCTAGAGGAGGCCGACAAGGGAAGTCTAAGGCACttggaagaggaagaggacatGGAGCAGGAAGAGAGTCAGGCGTCACTGAGGCCCCTGGAGGAGCAGGGGCAGGAGCTGCCACTCTCTGCACAGCAGCAGAAGTGGGGAGATGCAATGCAGGGGGACCAAGAACTGGATCAGGAGCGGCCTCCGGGGAGGGCTGGAGTGGACAGTGGGGATGGGGCAGAGCTGGAACTGAAAGAACTGGATAGCTCCCCTGCGGAGGGGGAGGTGGTGGAGCAGGGGCAGCTGCAGCTGACAGCCACAGGTGAGGCCTGGGGCCCAGGTGAGGGGCAGCCAGGCAGCCCTGAGCCTAAAGAGCAGAGGCTCCCAGCTGAGGGTGCCAGAGGGGCAGGAGGCGCTGCGGGCCTCCAGGACCCTGAGGAGCAGCCAGAGCAGGTGGGGGCCCTGGGCCTCCCGGCTGCCCAGGGAACGTCAGAGGTGATGGAGCCCGAGTTGGAAGATGAGGATGTGGCCCCAGGGGGTGGCCGAGCCTCCCCAGAGGTCACCTTGGAGTTAGAGAGGGCCATGGGCAGGTCTGAGGGAGTGGAACGGGGACCCGAGCAGGAGACAGTAAAGCTGGAGGACCCAGGTGGCCTGGCCAGAGAGGAGGTGATGGAGCCAcccctgggggagggaggtgtggcAGCAAAGAAGGTACAGGGCTTGGAAGGGCCCAGAaaggagctggaggaggcaggCACTCTGGAGCCTGAGTCCGGGAAGAGCAGAGACCCGTTGGAGACTCCTAGGGACTGGGAGGAGTCAGAATCTGGGGCCCTTGGGAAAACAGAGGAGCCAGTCTCAGCTGAGACCTTGTGGTCTCACGAGGGAAGTGATACCCTCCAGCCCAGGCCCCTGGGGTCAGAGGGAGCTGAGGAGGATGCCAAACCACTGCTGGGGCCCCCCAGTCTGAGGCCCACTGAGTCCTGCTTGCCCAGCCTAATCCCTGAAGATGCCCCTGGGCCCCAGCCCCTGGCTGAGGGGAACCAAGAAGCCAGCTGGGGGCTGGAGGGCAGGGCTGAGGTCGTGGGAAAGGCAGGAGGTGAGCAGGAGGATCTGGGCTCTGGGGGGATCCCTGAGGGCctccaggaggaaggggaggagagcagAGAAGAGAGCGAGGCGGATGAGCTAGGGGAGACCCTTCCTGACTCCACTCCCCTAGGCCTCTACCTCAGGTCCCCCGCTTCCCCCAAGTGGGACCTGCCTGGAGAGCAGAGGCCCTCCCCTCAAGGGGAGCCCAGAAAAGAAGGCTGGGATCCTGTGGTCCCAGCCTCCAAGAGCCTTGGGGCCCAGCcctcagaggaggaagaagaggagggagcTGAGGAGGAGGAACGTGGCCATGATTCTGAGCTGTCGGAAGAGTTTGAGGACCTGGGGACTGAGGCTTCTCTCCTTCCCGGGGTCCCGGGGGAGGGGGAAGAACCTCTGAGCCAAGTGCCCCAGCTGCTCCTGGAGCCTGCAGCCTGGGATCGTGATGGTGAATCTGATGgatttgcagatgaggaagagAGCGGGGAGGAGGGCgaggaagaagatgaagaagagggGAGGGAGCCAGGGCCAGGGCATTGGGGGCCAGCGCCCTCTGTGGGCAGCCTCCCCGCCCTGAGCGGCCCTCAGGGAGGGCACCTCCTGGAGTCTGAGACCGTGGGTGTCAGTGTCCCCTGGGACGATGGCCCAAGGGGCGCGGCAGCCGACGCCCCCGTGACTGCCCTGGAGACCGAGTCCCAGAACAGCACTGAGGCCTCAGGCTCAGAGGAAGAGTCTGATGCTGCTCCCCTGGAGACGGAGGACCAGGTCCCTGGCCCTCTGGGGACCCTCAGCGGGGTGGAGGACCCCCTTGATGGTGGTGGCCCAGGCCCCAGCCTGAAGGAAGAGCTGGAGCGCGTGAATGGGGGCGTGGTGAACGGGCTGGAGCAGTCCGAGGGGGGAGGCCAGGGGAAACCGGGGGCTGCTGCGGGGGACCGAGGGAGCCCCTCAGaggaggaaggggcttccctgaaggcCCCATGGGCAGGGGCTCCTCTTCACCTGGGCCAAGGCCAGTTCCTGAAGTTCAGTCAGAGAGAAGGTGATGGAGACTCCTGGTCCTCAGGGGAGGACTAG
- the CRABP2 gene encoding cellular retinoic acid-binding protein 2, producing the protein MPNFSGNWKIIRSENFEDLLKVLGVNVMLRKIAVAAASKPAVEIKQEGDTFYIKTSTTVRTTEINFKIGEEFEEQTVDGRPCKSLVKWESENKMVCEQRLLKGEGPKTSWTRELTNDGELILTMTADDIVCTRVYIRE; encoded by the exons ATGCCCAACTTCTCTGGTAACTGGAAAATCATCCGATCGGAGAACTTCGAGGATTTGCTCAAAGTGCTGG GGGTGAATGTGATGCTGAGGAAGATCGCAGTGGCTGCAGCATCCAAGCCAGCAGTGGAGATCAAACAGGAGGGGGACACTTTCTACATCAAAACCTCCACCACCGTGCGTACCACAGAGATCAACTTCAAGATCGGAGAGGAGTTTGAAGAGCAGACTGTGGATGGGAGACCCTGTAAG AGCCTGGTGAAATGGGAGAGCGAGAACAAAATGGTCTGTGAGCAGAGGCTGTTGAAGGGAGAGGGTCCCAAGACCTCCTGGACCAGAGAACTGACCAACGATGGAGAGCTGATCCTG ACCATGACGGCGGATGACATCGTGTGCACCAGGGTCTACATCCGGGAGTAA